A stretch of the Acyrthosiphon pisum isolate AL4f chromosome A2, pea_aphid_22Mar2018_4r6ur, whole genome shotgun sequence genome encodes the following:
- the LOC115034237 gene encoding uncharacterized protein LOC115034237, whose product MADIVEIFLQKMVCSDDGAGHGTMRLVFFAYFELAVTFFFAISTYLSLVYSTEDLSIRIYGLLFFIVEIVVCSLIVVRVYHQSQHRDMYQRSQKVGIPENYRRKIATVIKYHLVMPNVLLAIPVLYTISLDWAQMGDPFTFPFADVLPIKTTNVTVYVCKYIVYALPTYFGHLEICFLNVTFMYSTGVVKGHFQTLEEMVEEAMVTEDEEKLKIAIKYHQQALKFFKDMKTVYETPILITIEVSILYIGLSGCTMIQVIQGFVNPIILGLCIFSCVSTFITISIYCICASNMYDLHDGILNAVFEHRSCYSRNKSFKRLILMMMTRATVSLEFRVYSMFTINLNLLVKILKLTYTLLNVLLTSVNRQFKETAK is encoded by the exons ATGGCGGACATAGTTGAGATATTTTTGCAAAAGATGGTATGCAGTGACGACGGTGCAGGTCATGGCACGATGCGTTTGGTATTTTTTGCCTACTTCGAGTTGGCCGTAACTTTTTTCTTCGCCATTTCGACGTACCTGTCGTTGGTCTACTCGACGGAAGATCTATCCATTCGCATTTACGGCCTCCTGTTCTTCATCGTCGAAATCGTCGTTTGTTCTTTAATAGTCGTTAGGGTCTACCATCAGTCACAACATCGCGATATGTACCAGCGTTCACAGAAAGTGGGAATACCGGAAAACTATAGACGGAAAATCGCGACGGTTATCAAATACCACCTCGTCATGCCAAACGTGCTCTTGGCGATTCCCGTGTTGTACACGATTTCGTTGGATTGGGCGCAGATGGGCGATCCGTTCACGTTCCCTTTCGCGGACGTGTTGCCCATAAAAACAACAAACGTGACTGTCTACGTTTGCAAATATATCGTATACGCATTGCCCACGTACTTTGGACACTTGGAAATCTGTTTCTTGAACGTGACGTTTATGTATTCCACAGGCGTCGTGAAGGGACATTTTCAGACACTCGAAGAAATGGTCGAAGAAGCGATGGTAACCGAGGACGAAGAGAAATTAAAGATCGCGATCAAATACCATCAACAGGCGTTGAA gttttttaaagATATGAAAACAGTATATGAAACaccaatattaataacaatagaagtttctatactatatattggCTTATCTGGCTGTACAATGATTCAAGTCATACAG GGTTTTGTTAATCCAATAATATTGGGATTGTGTATATTTAGTTGTGTGTCGACTTTCATCACAATTTCAATTTATTGCATTTGTGCAAGCAATATGTATGATtta CACGATGGTATATTGAACGCAGTTTTTGAACATCGGTCATGTTATTCTCGAAACAAATCATTTAAACGACTTATTTTAATGATGATGACAAGAGCAACAGTATCATTAGAATTTAGAGTGTATTCCATGTTCACCATAAACTTAAATCTACTTGTCAAA atTCTAAAATTGACATATACGCTgttgaatgttttattaactTCAGTCAATCGCCAATTTAAAGAAACTgcaaaatga
- the LOC100159115 gene encoding la protein homolog — MASSFKHVTGAADRDSRIVKQLEFYFSDTNLPYDKFLQAKIRLNDGWVPISVLLTFKMLKSITRDSAVIASAVKDAVDSIVEVDETGLKIRRKPKIAAPAPDRRLFKDIVQRSIYCSGFPRTTTVDELLEFAATFGDNVITKTTPMRFKSQAFKGSLYFTFSTKDEAEKFLARESVEYNGMEIKRMWESDILGDYKAYSPFNYE, encoded by the coding sequence ATGGCATCCTCATTTAAACACGTCACCGGAGCCGCAGACAGGGATTCGAGAATCGTCAAGCAGCTCGAGTTCTATTTCAGCGACACCAATTTACCGTACGATAAGTTCCTGCAAGCCAAAATCAGGCTCAACGACGGCTGGGTGCCGATAAGCGTACTGTTGACGTTCAAAATGCTGAAGTCCATCACCAGGGACTCGGCCGTGATCGCGTCCGCCGTCAAGGACGCCGTCGATAGCATCGTGGAAGTCGACGAGACGGGCTTGAAGATCAGACGCAAACCGAAAATCGCCGCGCCCGCCCCCGATCGCCGACTGTTCAAAGACATCGTCCAACGGTCGATTTATTGCAGTGGTTTCCCGAGGACGACCACCGTGGACGAACTGTTGGAGTTTGCCGCCACCTTTGGCGACAACGTCATCACGAAAACCACCCCCATGAGGTTCAAGTCCCAGGCGTTTAAGGGTTCCCTTTACTTTACGTTCAGCACCAAAGACGAGGCGGAAAAGTTTTTGGCAAGAGAATCCGTCGAGTACAACGGCATGGAAATAAAGCGTATGTGGGAGAGTGATATCTTGGGAGATTATAAAGCGTACAGTCCATTTAATTACGAATAA